In Acidobacteriota bacterium, one DNA window encodes the following:
- a CDS encoding AP2 domain-containing protein — protein MPLATSGHKGVSRIDHPAKQMHGWYVRVPFRGQIHSKFFSDSKHGGKEKALKKAVQWRNKVEREIGKPRTDRPVVTASPRNNTGVIGVQRMVQIRQNKHAPPKEYPIYVVSWQPEPGVLKREIVPINKYGEEKAFMKACAIRRKREREMFGKSIVPSSTDLTPTEGDGS, from the coding sequence ATGCCGCTCGCTACCAGTGGTCATAAGGGAGTGAGTCGAATTGATCATCCAGCAAAACAAATGCACGGGTGGTACGTCCGCGTTCCCTTCCGCGGCCAGATTCACTCCAAATTTTTCAGTGACAGCAAGCATGGCGGAAAAGAAAAAGCACTCAAGAAAGCAGTTCAGTGGCGCAATAAAGTTGAGCGAGAAATCGGAAAACCTCGGACGGATCGGCCTGTGGTCACGGCCAGTCCGCGGAACAACACCGGAGTGATCGGTGTTCAACGAATGGTGCAAATCCGGCAAAACAAACACGCACCACCCAAGGAATATCCAATTTATGTTGTTTCCTGGCAGCCCGAGCCAGGCGTGCTCAAACGAGAGATTGTCCCGATTAACAAATACGGCGAGGAAAAAGCGTTTATGAAAGCGTGTGCGATTCGCCGGAAACGTGAACGAGAAATGTTCGGGAAATCAATTGTACCAAGCTCCACTGACCTCACGCCGACAGAGGGTGATGGTTCTTAA